One stretch of Podospora pseudoanserina strain CBS 124.78 chromosome 4, whole genome shotgun sequence DNA includes these proteins:
- a CDS encoding hypothetical protein (EggNog:ENOG503PDN4; antiSMASH:Cluster_5): MKNFGAVALTGAALLQVASAACCRSNNCLKAVVLANDDGIADCSANLVVTLTPSAVTLTETLTVIESAVETALFTETSTETASTETVLFTETTTITAATQTSIVLETTTVPVTTTVVESASAVTTTAFVYQQQMTARDVASSLPEYVTAVCADWEKYVKACSCVGIEPSTVTAAAATETVTVTAGDAITTTVATLSSTQTDVITVTETISATVTDIVSATELATVTDTVTASETTTVLTTSTPTSVVSLACKPTGTVFLASVSPYWDGSTRWMNVVNSNIVAWQSFAGGRPSSTSFTAIWTTDSNGYLGLKYPTGNTEALEAYVSKSPTGPSVQVVVRTKSVVEAAVAAGTHERVKACINPVTNEVYMSGRGRMNILECGNGLYLSSGTTGSDIRPDCHLIKPKDS; encoded by the exons ATGAAGAACTTTGGGGCTGTTGCTCTGACTGGTGCTGCCCTGCTGCAGGTAgcttctgctgcttgctgTCGCAGCAACAACTGTTTGAAAGCGGTTGTCTTGGCCAATGATGATGGAATTGCTGATTGTTCGGCCAATCTGGTCGTTACCTTGACACCCTCTGCTGT CACCTTGACTGAGACATTGACGGTGATCGAGAGCGCAGTCGAAACTGCTTTGTTCACTGAGACGTCAACCGAAACCGCATCGACCGAAACAGTCCTCTTCACTGAGACGACCACAATCACGGCTGCCACACAGACAAGTATCGTCCTCGAAACCACCACAGTTCCCGTTACTACCACCGTCGTCGAATCGGCCTCGGCCGTCACCACGACTGCGTTCGTCTATCAACAGCAGATGACGGCTCGCGATGTTGCGTCTTCTCTCCCCGAGTATGTCACGGCTGTGTGTGCCGACTGGGAGAAGTATGTCAAGGCCTGCAGTTGCGTCGGCATTGAACCCTCCACCGTCACGGCAGCCGCAGCGACCGAGACTGTCACCGTGACAGCTGGTGACGCCATCACCACGACTGTGGCCACACTCTCTAGCACCCAGACCGACGTCATCACTGTCACGGAGACTATCTCGGCCACTGTCACGGACATCGTCTCCGCCACAGAATTGGCAACCGTTACCGACACTGTCACTGCTTCCGAGACGACTACTGTCCTCACAACGTCGACCCCTACGAGCGTGGTATCGCTCGCGTGCAAGCCAACGGGCACGGTATTCCTGGCCTCTGTTTCGCCATATTGGGACGGATCGACCCGGTGGATGAACGtcgtcaacagcaacatcgTGGCCTGGCAGAGCTTTGCCGGCGGTCGTCCAAGTTCGACATCATTCACTGCCATCTGGACCACTGATAGCAACGGTTACTTGGGACTCAAGTACCCTACAGGAAACACGGAGGCCCTGGAGGCGTATGTCAGCAAGAGCCCTACCGGCCCCTCGGTGCAAGTGGTGGTCAGGACAAAGTCTGTTGTTGAGGCTGCTGTCGCGGCCGGCACACACGAGAGAGTGAAGGCGTGCATTAACCCCGTCACCAACGAAGTGTACATGTcagggcgggggaggatgaacATTCTGGAGTGTGGCAATGGTCTGTATCTGTCCAGTGGCACCACGGGCTCAGACATTCGGCCAGACTGCCACTTGATCAAGCCCAAGGACAGTTGA
- a CDS encoding hypothetical protein (antiSMASH:Cluster_5), whose product MFFPAMVGVETIVDGIQVFDPGSKNKAMHHPHVSLRTLPSLCDIFWYVNVIKREAGRHLNFNTSL is encoded by the exons ATGTTTTTTCCCGCAATGGTAGGCGTGGAGACAATCGTTGATGGCATCCAAGTATTTGACCCTGGTAGCAAGAACAAAGCGATGCATCACCCCCATGTTTCCTTGCGAACCCTCCCAAGCTTGTGCGATATCTTCTGGTATGTGAACGTGATTAAAAG AGAGGCTGGTAGACATCTGAACTTCAACACCTCGCTGTAA
- a CDS encoding hypothetical protein (EggNog:ENOG503P50B; COG:O; antiSMASH:Cluster_5) translates to MFKFTTRLTTTARQATRRRFSTTPARFQILPVKVTGTGTGTLQKVSVPGKPYTFTADTYPVLGGADSAPSPVVYSLASLSACNQVTGSVVASNHGIKLGKWDTDVEGDKFDKFVSEVERRCPITQLFKLSGVKYESEWVNEKL, encoded by the exons ATGTTCAAGTTCACCACCCGcctcaccacaaccgcaCGCCAAGCCACCCGGCGCCGattctcaaccacccccgcccGCTTCCAGATACTCCCTGTAAAAgtcaccggcaccggcactgGTACCCTTCAAAAAGTTTCAGTTCCAGGGAAGCCATACACCTTCACGGCGGACACCTATCCCGTTCTCGGCGGCGCTGACTCGGCCCCCTCACCGGTTGTCTATTCCCTTGCCAGTCTGAGCGCATGCAACCAAGTCACTGGCTCTGTTGTCGCGAGTAATCATGGGATCAAGCTTGGAAAGTGGGAC AcggatgtggagggggacAAGTTTGACAAGTTTGTTTCTGAAGTGGAGAGGAGATGCCCGATTACACAGTTGTTCAAGTTGAGTGGTGTCAAGTATGAGAGCGAGTGGGTTAATGAGAAGCTGTGA